Proteins from one Pithys albifrons albifrons isolate INPA30051 chromosome 2, PitAlb_v1, whole genome shotgun sequence genomic window:
- the MEA1 gene encoding male-enhanced antigen 1 gives MGPERVCPREPGLPESPDGAIGWSGDEEEEEEGGGGEYLYQPLSQEPEQGPGEAGPGLQERLQMLRLHLPDPPTDSEEEEEEEEVAEGAAAQGSRSFIPMDAEHVELVKRTMASVKLPSLGIPAWASQISEEQWKDAVQRTLQARQSLGGSRPEWK, from the exons ATGGGCCCGGAGCGCGTGTGTCCCCGGGAGCCCGGGCTGCCGGAGAGCCCTGACGGCGCGATCGGGTGGAGCGGCGacgaggaggaagaggaggaaggcgGCGGCGGGGAGTACTTGTACCAGCCGCTGAGCCAGGAACCGGAGCAGGGCCCCGGCGAGGCGGGCCCCGGCCTGCAGGAGCGGCTGCAG ATGCTGAGGCTGCACCTGCCCGACCCGCCGACGGAcagcgaggaggaggaggaggaggaggaggtggcgGAAGGCGCCGCGGCTCAGGGCAGCCGCAGCTTCATCCCCATGGATGCAG AACATGTGGAGCTGGTGAAGAGGACGATGGCCAGCGTGAAGCTGCCTTCTCTGGGCATCCCCGCCTGGGCCAGCCAGATCTCGGAGGAGCAGTGGAAGGACGCGGTGCAGCGCACACTGCAGGCCCGGCAGAGCCTCGGCGGTTCCCGGCCCGAGTGGAAATGA